AACAGTTTAATTTTTGCAACAATCGGGCGCAATTCTGGAATAAGGATTGCGCTGCAAACGGGCCAGATTGCAGGATAGTTGCTTGTAGGAAGAACTATATATTTAACGGAATCAATATGAGGAAAAAGGGGATAAAAAATATCCCCTTTTTATTATGATTTATATCCGAATAAACATATTACTTTCAAAAGACACATAAGAAAAAGGCTTTAAAAGCGCGATATAACAATAATGCAACCACAAGTTGACAATGTGCATTCGCTGCGTGATAGATAGAACAGCAATGTTTTTATACAATATAACTAACAAAATGAAAGGAGTTGAAATGAATGAATTTTGGTGAAAAACTTTTTAAGCTTAGAAAAGAAAATGGATTTTCTCAAGAAACTTTAGCTGAAAAGCTAAACACCTCAAGACAAGCAATAAGCAAGTGGGAAAATGGCCAAGGATTTCCCGAAACAGAAAAGCTCTTAATGATTGGAAATATCTTTGAGGTATCTATTGATTACTTATTGAAGGATTCTGTTGAGAGCAATGAAGGAAATGAGGAAGGTTATTATGTAAGCAGAGAAATGGCAGAAGGTTTTTTGTTAAGCACACAAAAAACTGCTAAACATATTGGGTTAGGCTTTGGGCTTTTTGCATTGGCGTTTGAACCGTATTTAATTATGGGGACAAATTCAATGTTAGGGGTACTCTTGATTATTATCATTGCGACATTAGGGATCATTTCTTTTGCCACATTAGGTTTTGACCAAGGGCAATATACAAATCTCAAAAAAGAAGCTTTATTGTTTGATTCAAATTATTTTAAAGAGCTAACAGTGAGATATGAGGGCTTTAAAAGAAAACATTCAGGAATAGTGGTGTTTGGAGCTTGTTTACTGGCGGTAGGATTCTTAGCCTTTGCCTTGGAGAAAAAAATAGAGATGGGAATCTTGGTTCCTTATTATCCGATTTTTGTGTTTTTAATAGCCGTTGGTCTATATATATCGGTTCGTACTCTTACAATCCTTTCTGCATATCAACTATTGGTAAATAACAATGAGCATACAAGTCGATTTAGTTTTAAACTAAAGCAGAAAGCGAAGAAAAAATTCGATGACTTTTAAGATGAATTTCTCTGCAATATGGGGTGTCGTTTTCTTGAAAAAGAAACTAGTGAACCAGAAGGAGACTCTGAAGGTAATGCGAATGCGCATAGAAGGGGGAGATAGAAATTGATTACGTATTTTATTATCTTTTTGTTGGCAGCAATCCCTTTTTTAGAGGTATCAATGATAGTACCCGTTGCAGTTATCGGGGGTCTTCCAGTAGTACCAGTTATTATTATTGCCTTTTTAGGGAATTTATTAACGATAATTTTACTTATTGTATTTATAGACTCGATTCGCAATTGGCGTAAAAGGAAAAAAGTTAATGAAGAAAAAAATGAACCTAAAAGTCATCAACGTGCGAAGCAAATTTGGGGGAAATATGGTTTGCCAGGCTTAGCGTTCATTGGCCCGTTTTTTGTAGGTAGTCATTTAACAGCACTACTAGCCGTCACATTTGGCGGTACACGTTCGAAAACCTTAGTATTAATGACAGCAAGTATTGCATTTTGGGCAATTTCACTTGGTATTGCAGCGCATTTTGGTTTTGATTTTCTAGTGAAAGATGAAGATGATTTGGGTTTTATCACAAGACTTTTAAATCGATAAAAAACATTCTTCCAGAAACGGGCGCGTTTGCGTGATAAGGACAGTGCATCAAACGGGCCAGAGAAAAGGAGAATGATTGGTTATGAAAAAGAAATATATTGCCATAGTTGCTGTAATGTCTTGTTCATTATTTTATTTTGGAAATGATTATATTTCATTCGCTTCGTCAAATGAAGATGAGAAAATCGATAATCTTTTTGAAACGGAATTATATGATAATGCTGAAATGAAGTTTGGCGTAACTGGTATGGGAGTCAGTAAGAGTGAAAAGATCTTATCAGTACAAGTGGACGGAGATAGCTTAAGTAATAAAGAAAAAGCGAAATTGTATTTTGAAAAAGAACTTGCCAGCAATGGTATTAATAATTACGAAGTTGAAATTTTAAATTTAGAAAAATAAGTTGAATTATCTAGCGAAGAAAAGTTACGTTGATTAA
This window of the Sporosarcina ureae genome carries:
- a CDS encoding helix-turn-helix domain-containing protein, with product MNFGEKLFKLRKENGFSQETLAEKLNTSRQAISKWENGQGFPETEKLLMIGNIFEVSIDYLLKDSVESNEGNEEGYYVSREMAEGFLLSTQKTAKHIGLGFGLFALAFEPYLIMGTNSMLGVLLIIIIATLGIISFATLGFDQGQYTNLKKEALLFDSNYFKELTVRYEGFKRKHSGIVVFGACLLAVGFLAFALEKKIEMGILVPYYPIFVFLIAVGLYISVRTLTILSAYQLLVNNNEHTSRFSFKLKQKAKKKFDDF
- a CDS encoding small multi-drug export protein; the protein is MITYFIIFLLAAIPFLEVSMIVPVAVIGGLPVVPVIIIAFLGNLLTIILLIVFIDSIRNWRKRKKVNEEKNEPKSHQRAKQIWGKYGLPGLAFIGPFFVGSHLTALLAVTFGGTRSKTLVLMTASIAFWAISLGIAAHFGFDFLVKDEDDLGFITRLLNR